Proteins co-encoded in one Arachis hypogaea cultivar Tifrunner chromosome 11, arahy.Tifrunner.gnm2.J5K5, whole genome shotgun sequence genomic window:
- the LOC112723677 gene encoding phospholipid:diacylglycerol acyltransferase 1 — MSFLRRRKASLNPGPPDSDHEEDEKEKKKLKRQQKKKRRKEKEKEKEKEKEKEEEEKVEKANSKGCRVAPKAKKWSCVDSCCWFIGVICSLWWFLLFLYNAMPASFPQYVAEAITGPYPDPPGVKLRKEGLTANHPVVFVPGIVTGGLELWEGRQCADGLFRQRLWGGTFGELYKRPLCWVEHMSLDNETGLDRPGIRVRPVSGLVAADYFAPGYFVWAVLIANLARVGYEEKNMYMAAYDWRISFQNTEVRDRTLSRIKNNIELMVATNGGKKVVVIPHSMGVLYFLHFMKWVEAPPPMGGGGGSDWCAKHIKAVMNIGGPFLGVPKSVAGLFSIEARDIAVARAFAPGVLDKDVFGLQTLEHLMRMTRTWDSTMSMIPKGGDTIWGGLDWSPEGYYNCSAKKHKTNDSIKPCQNDKKSQSMKHVNYGRLISFGKDAAELHSSKLDMLDFRGSLKGRRSHMNTSTCDIWTEYHEMGVEGIRAVSDYKAYTADAVLDLLRFVAPKMMKRGDAHFSHGIADNLDDPKYKHYKYWSNPLETRLPHAPDMEIYSMYGVGIPTERAYVYKSTSQSECYIPFQIDTSANGGDEDPCLKDGVYSANGDETVPVLSAGFMCAKGWRGKTRFNPSGIQTFIREYEHAPPANLLEGRGTQSGAHVDILGNFALIEDIIRVAAGASGEDLGGDRVHSEIFKWSENINLKL; from the exons ATGTCGTTTCTGCGCCGCAGAAAGGCATCCCTGAATCCGGGTCCGCCTGATTCGGATCACGAGGAGGacgagaaggaaaagaagaagctgaagcggcagcagaagaagaagaggaggaaggagaaagagaaagagaaggagaaggagaaggagaaggaggaggaagagaaagtaGAAAAGGCGAATTCGAAAGGTTGCCGCGTAGCTCCGAAGGCGAAAAAGTGGTCGTGCGTGGATAGCTGCTGCTGGTTCATCGGAGTGATATGCTCCCTCTGGTGGTTCCTTCTATTTCTGTACAATGCAATGCCGGCGTCTTTCCCTCAGTACGTGGCGGAGGCCATAACGGGACCGTACCCGGACCCTCCCGGCGTGAAGCTGAGGAAGGAAGGCTTGACGGCGAACCACCCGGTGGTTTTCGTGCCAGGAATAGTAACCGGTGGGTTGGAGCTCTGGGAGGGCCGTCAGTGTGCCGATGGATTGTTCAGGCAGAGGTTGTGGGGTGGCACCTTTGGGGAACTGTATAAAAG ACCATTATGCTGGGTTGAGCATATGTCTCTGGATAATGAAACAGGACTGGATCGCCCGGGCATTAGAGTTAGGCCTGTGTCTGGACTTGTGGCAGCTGACTATTTTGCGCCTGGTTATTTTGTCTGGGCAGTTCTTATTGCTAATTTGGCCCGTGTCGGGTACGAGGAGAAAAACATGTACATGGCTGCATATGATTGGAGAATTTCGTTTCAAAATACAGAG GTCAGAGATCGAACTTTGAGCaggataaaaaataatatagaacTCATGGTGGCTACAAATGGTGGTAAAAAGGTTGTCGTAATTCCCCATTCAATGGGTGTTCTATACTTTCTGCATTTTATGAAGTGGGTTGAGGCACCACCACCAATGGGTGGAGGGGGTGGATCAGATTGGTGTGCCAAGCATATTAAAGCAGTGATGAACATTGGGGGACCTTTTCTTGGTGTTCCCAAATCTGTCGCTGGGCTCTTCTCCATTGAAGCCCGGGATATTGCTGTGGCAAG GGCCTTTGCACCAGGTGTTTTGGACAAGGATGTTTTTGGTCTTCAAACTTTAGAGCATCTAATGCGTATGACCCGAACATGGGATTCAACCATGTCAATGATACCAAAAGGAGGAGATACTATATGGGGTGGCCTGGATTGGTCACCTGAAGGATACTATAACTGCAGTGCAAAGAAACACAAGACCAATGATAGTATCAAACCATGTCAAAATGACAAAAAGAGTCAGTCAATGAAACATGTGAATTATGGAAGACTCATATCCTTCGGGAAAGATGCAGCTGAGTTACATTCCTCTAAGCTTGACATGTTGGATTTCAGG GGTTCTCTTAAGGGGAGGAGGAGCCATATGAACACGTCTACTTGTGATATTTGGACAGAGTATCATGAAATGGGTGTTGAGGGAATCAGAGCTGTTTCAGATTATAAAGCTTACACTGCTGATGCAGTTTTGGATCTCCTTCGTTTTGTTGCACCCAAGATGATGAAGCGCGGAGATGCGCATTTTTCTCATGGAATTGCTGACAATTTGGATGACCCAAAATACAAGCATTACAAATATTGGTCTAATCCCTTAGAAACAAG ATTACCACATGCTCCAGATATGGAGATTTACTCTATGTATGGGGTCGGGATCCCAACGGAAAGAGCCTATGTTTATAAGTCAACTTCCCAATCGGAATGCTACATTCCGTTTCAGATTGACACATCAGCAAATGGTGGAGATGAGGACCCTTGTTTAAAGGATGGAGTTTATAGTGCCAATGGGGATGAAACCGTTCCCGTTTTAAGCGCTGGTTTCATGTGTGCAAAAGGTTGGCGGGGAAAAACCCGCTTTAATCCTTCAGGCATCCAAACGTTCATAAGGGAGTATGAACACGCTCCTCCAGCTAATCTTCTAGAAGGAAGGGGAACCCAGAGTGGTGCTCATGTTGATATATTGGGGAACTTCGCACTTATTGAAGATATTATACGAGTAGCAGCAGGAGCCTCTGGTGAGGACTTAGGTGGAGATAGAGTTCACTCAGAGATTTTCAAATGGTctgaaaatattaatttaaagctCTAG
- the LOC112723678 gene encoding protein Brevis radix-like 4 yields MLTCIARPKKSGTGSNNESLNKTDDSDPNNKNQSMKSLTSQIKDMALKASGAYKHCAPCTAGPAGRLVRRNGESSPETDSERFRWSYRRTGSSTRGWGKEMEARLKGISSSSGEGTPNSASGRRLEPVVLFVEENEPKEWVANVEPGVLITFVSLPRGGNDLKRIRFSREMFNKLQAQRWWAENYDRVMELYNVQRLNRQAFPLPTPPRSEDENSKLEPAEESPVTPPLSRERLTRNLHRPTGMGVGYSSSDSFDHQSMQSRKLHELNGVNSTPKVSTISAAKTEISSMDASIRSSSSREADQSGDLSISNATDLDTEWVEQDEPGVYITIRALPGGKKELRRVRFSREKFGEMHARLWWEENRARIHEQYL; encoded by the exons ATGCTTACATGCATAGCACGTCCCAAGAAATCAGGCACGGGCAGCAACAACGAGTCTCTGAATAAGACCGATGATTCCGATCCCAACAACAAAAACCAGTCCATGAAATCTCTCACTTCCCAG ATAAAGGACATGGCGCTGAAGGCGTCGGGGGCGTACAAGCATTGCGCGCCGTGCACGGCGGGGCCGGCGGGGAGACTGGTGAGGAGAAACGGGGAGTCGTCGCCGGAGACGGACTCGGAGAGGTTCAGGTGGTCGTACCGGAGGACAGGGAGCTCGACGAGAGGTTGGGGGAAGGAGATGGAGGCGAGGCTGAAGGGGATATCGTCGTCGAGTGGGGAAGGCACGCCGAACTCCGCCAGCGGACGGCGGTTGGAGCCGGTGGTTCTGTTCGTCGAAGAGAATGAACCAAAGGAGTGGGTGGCGAACGTGGAGCCCGGCGTTTTGATCACCTTCGTGTCGCTTCCACGTGGCGGCAACGATCTCAAGCGCATTCGTTTCAG TCGCGAGATGTTTAACAAATTGCAAGCTCAAAGATGGTGGGCGGAGAACTATGACAGGGTGATGGAACTTTACAATGTTCAAAGGCTTAACCGTCAAGCATTCCCTCTTCCAACGCCGCCAAGGTCCGAAGATGAG AACTCAAAGCTTGAACCAGCAGAGGAGAGCCCAGTAACACCACCACTAAGTAGGGAAAGACTAACTCGCAATTTGCACCGTCCAACAGGTATGGGAGTGGGATACTCTTCCTCGGATTCCTTCGATCATCAATCGATGCAATCCCGGAAGCTGCATGAATTAAATGGTGTTAACTCAACTCCAAAAGTCTCAACCATTAGTGCTGCCAAGACTGAGATATCGTCAATGGATGCTTCAATCAGAAGTAGCTCATCCAGAGAGGCTGATCAATCCGGCGATCTATCAATCAGCAATGCAACCGATTTGGATACCGAATGGGTTGAGCAAGATGAACCTGGTGTTTATATTACCATCAGAGCATTGCCAGGTGGCAAAAAGGAGCTCAGACGAGTTAGGTTCAG CCGAGAAAAATTTGGGGAGATGCATGCTAGATTATGGTGGGAGGAGAATCGTGCTAGAATACATGAACAATACTTGTGA
- the LOC112723679 gene encoding protein BIG GRAIN 1-like A: MLHTRQRSTTTTTMVQVAASSFPQRRRTPSFSSSLLDAIYHSIDESKSHLDQHQQLGITMATPYTTATTTKHNHHGGVERRTIKERMDLRRAVMLEDWIDKHTSSSSSSSSSSETDTSTYNKQHKRREGGGGGGGSFARTKLRAMKIYGELNQRVKQPISPGTGSRIASFLSSIFSSENVKKAKMCYVGAVEDVSFDHHSSSSSKSKSPPCFSSSSASSFSTRSCMMSNKTPPPPPSSKGKTSNNNNKNGGVKRSVRFYPVSVILGEDSQPCGHKCIYENDPKKNNNSTENDDDDDDDDGMSCSSSDLFELDHLIGSSAAGIRFNEELPVYETTNLETNKAIANALRF; encoded by the coding sequence ATGCTGCATACAAGGCAGagatccaccaccaccaccaccatggtTCAAGTAGCTGCCTCATCCTTCCCACAAAGGAGGAGAACTCCTTCattctcttcctctcttctcgACGCCATTTACCATTCTATCGACGAATCAAAATCCCACCTTGATCAACATCAACAACTGGGTATCACTATGGCTACTCCCTACACTACCGCCACCACCACCAAACACAACCACCATGGCGGGGTAGAGAGAAGAACCATTAAAGAGCGCATGGACCTACGCCGTGCCGTCATGTTAGAGGATTGGATCGACAAgcacacttcttcttcttcctcctcttcttcctcctcggaAACTGACACATCCACATACAACAAACAGCATAAGAGACGAGAaggtggcggcggcggcggcggtagTTTCGCGAGGACAAAGTTAAGGGCCATGAAGATCTACGGCGAGTTGAACCAGAGAGTGAAGCAACCAATTTCACCGGGTACGGGTAGCAGAATCGCTAGCTTCCTGAGCTCAATCTTCAGCTCGGAGAATGTTAAGAAGGCAAAGATGTGTTACGTTGGTGCAGTAGAAGATGTTAGCTTCGACCACcacagtagtagtagtagtaaatcAAAGTCACCACCGTGTTTCTCTTCCTCTTCTGCTTCTTCATTTTCAACAAGGTCTTGCATGATGAGCAACAagactcctcctcctcctccatctTCGAAAGGAAAAAccagtaacaacaacaacaagaatggCGGTGTGAAAAGGTCTGTGAGATTCTACCCTGTTAGTGTCATCCTTGGTGAAGATTCTCAACCATGCGGCCACAAGTGTATTTACGAGAATGACCCTAAAAAGAACAATAACAGTacagagaatgatgatgatgatgatgatgatgatggtatgAGTTGTTCAAGTTCAGATTTGTTTGAGTTGGATCACCTTATTGGATCATCAGCTGCAGGAATTAGATTCAATGAAGAGCTTCCTGTTTATGAAACCACCAATTTAGAAACAAATAAAGCAATTGCTAATGCTTTGCGTTTttag